Proteins co-encoded in one Candidatus Zixiibacteriota bacterium genomic window:
- a CDS encoding dockerin type I repeat-containing protein: MRKIYLLIIAAALTTTSASSGADGTIWFGNMDESPLIFRVDSDESIPVWIQTNPDVCAAAVHIPLSTADAFITKRLGGTLYKPFVNDEPPEGFQKGWDMAEIKDASPHQNKEGYTSQGILGFSNLNRKPNLPLNCEKPCLIAEFYVHTAADDSLKGHTYDVLIEGYDIPNKGINLSDTLGIYTFQLETIFSQVYFLFPGDINNDFKIDDSDLKALKTYFEKKIKLPWPELRADCDGNSVIDLDDLHYLENYLNGNGKAPR; the protein is encoded by the coding sequence ATGAGAAAAATATATTTATTGATTATTGCAGCTGCTCTAACAACAACAAGCGCTTCATCGGGAGCTGATGGCACAATATGGTTTGGCAATATGGATGAAAGCCCCTTAATTTTCAGGGTTGACAGCGATGAATCGATCCCTGTTTGGATTCAAACTAATCCCGATGTTTGCGCCGCCGCCGTTCATATTCCTTTGTCAACGGCAGATGCGTTCATTACGAAACGTCTCGGAGGAACGCTGTATAAGCCGTTTGTCAACGATGAACCGCCTGAGGGGTTTCAAAAAGGCTGGGATATGGCAGAGATTAAGGATGCTTCACCGCATCAGAATAAAGAGGGTTACACAAGTCAGGGCATTCTTGGATTTTCAAACCTGAACCGGAAACCAAATTTGCCGCTTAATTGTGAAAAACCATGCCTGATTGCCGAGTTTTATGTTCATACTGCCGCTGATGATTCGCTAAAGGGACATACATATGATGTTTTAATCGAGGGTTATGATATTCCTAATAAGGGAATCAATTTGAGCGATACATTGGGTATCTATACTTTTCAGCTTGAGACTATCTTCAGCCAAGTATATTTCCTTTTCCCCGGAGATATCAATAACGATTTTAAAATTGATGATTCTGATTTGAAAGCTTTAAAAACATATTTTGAGAAGAAAATAAAGTTGCCCTGGCCGGAATTGCGCGCCGATTGTGATGGCAATAGCGTAATAGATTTAGATGACCTTCACTATCTGGAAAACTACTTAAATGGTAATGGAAAAGCTCCCAGATAG
- a CDS encoding AI-2E family transporter, which yields MNNKNISEITLSSIALPVLTISAAAAFFYYASVILIPMTIAAAAAYILAPVVAFLKRVKVPHFLAVLIVMLILLGVGTLITAIVLSELVDFASDLPNYQEAALEHFNNVKNWLISYLEDFPGLFPQIKDFAFDSSNFSGAGKIFFKGIGSVTSLAFSGFLLFFLTYFMLSDYEIFIEKLKLLFGADKRKTTSAILEQINKQLRGFINVKLGVTIGMSIIFTIGLLIMKVPYAYIWGPLAGVLNLIPYVGAIIGAIPPIAIAGITQGSIGAMIAPALLFVIVQILESNLITPKLTSDSVDLSPLSVLISSIIWGYLWGFIGVILAVPITAAAKVICDNIDILKPIGIMLGGKEI from the coding sequence ATGAACAATAAAAATATTTCAGAAATTACTTTAAGCTCAATAGCCTTGCCAGTATTGACTATATCTGCAGCGGCAGCCTTCTTTTACTATGCCTCAGTTATTCTGATACCCATGACAATAGCGGCGGCGGCGGCATACATACTGGCGCCGGTTGTGGCATTTTTAAAACGGGTGAAGGTTCCTCATTTTCTGGCAGTATTAATAGTGATGTTAATTCTACTGGGGGTGGGAACACTCATTACAGCAATAGTGCTGTCCGAATTAGTCGATTTTGCCAGCGATCTTCCCAATTATCAGGAAGCCGCTTTGGAGCACTTCAATAATGTAAAAAATTGGCTAATTTCATATCTCGAAGATTTTCCGGGGCTTTTTCCGCAAATAAAGGATTTTGCTTTTGATTCTTCAAATTTCTCCGGCGCGGGAAAAATATTTTTCAAAGGCATCGGTTCGGTTACATCTCTTGCCTTTTCCGGATTCCTGTTATTCTTCCTTACTTATTTTATGTTGTCCGATTACGAAATATTTATCGAGAAATTAAAACTGCTATTTGGCGCCGATAAACGTAAAACAACCTCGGCAATTCTTGAGCAAATCAACAAACAGCTTAGAGGATTTATTAATGTTAAGCTCGGGGTAACTATCGGTATGTCGATTATTTTTACAATCGGATTATTGATAATGAAAGTGCCGTATGCCTATATCTGGGGACCATTAGCCGGAGTGCTTAACCTGATTCCTTATGTAGGCGCAATAATAGGCGCTATACCTCCCATAGCAATAGCCGGGATTACTCAAGGCTCAATAGGAGCAATGATAGCTCCCGCTTTGTTATTTGTAATAGTTCAGATACTCGAATCAAATCTAATTACGCCAAAGCTAACCTCAGATTCTGTAGATCTTAGTCCTCTGTCGGTTTTAATCTCCTCTATAATATGGGGCTACCTCTGGGGCTTCATTGGCGTAATACTGGCGGTGCCGATTACCGCCGCCGCTAAAGTGATATGCGATAACATCGATATCTTAAAACCGATAGGTATTATGCTTGGCGGGAAAGAAATATAA
- the ligA gene encoding NAD-dependent DNA ligase LigA has product MEITQKAKRLREQIEHHNYRYYMLDTPEISDAEYDKLFDELIALEQKYPELAALDSPTQRVGAPPLAKFKTVRHTVPMLSLNKVTTEQEFYDFTSRINEILSDKSGRIEFAADLKFDGLAVELVYDNGILITGSTRGDGTTGENITTNLRTISTIPLRLKGDDFPDKLEVRGEVIMFKSSFEKLNKKRLANGKDVFANPRNAAAGSVRQLDSKITASRPLHFFAYGIGEMSGKSITTHYESMLHLKNLGFQVSEYLKLLNTPDDVANYFKSISELRTRLDYDIDGIVIKVNNLSQQQEIGELSRSPRWAIAWKFPPVQATTIIEKIEAQVGRTGILTPVAYLKPVRVGGTTVSRASLHNKNELERKNIGIGDTVLIQRAGDVIPQVVKVMQKGNRVNETGASQIDEIFKKCPACGSSTEKIEGEVAIRCPNPYCSAQLVERISHFASREAMDIDGLGYKTAEMLVKNKLVADIAGLYKMPDYKDEILKLEHTGEKWFANLVAALENSKSRPLENIIYALGIRNVGEHLASVLANTFGSITNLIKQTKDKLTEINEIGPIVADSIIAYFRDERNLEILKKLKKYGVVFPEEKPSSNAGSLNGKTFVLTGTLDKFARSEAKKMIEKIGGRVTSSVSSKTDYVIAGVEPGSKYDKAIKLGIAVLNEAEFEKIFENISKS; this is encoded by the coding sequence ATGGAAATAACACAGAAAGCCAAGCGCCTCCGCGAACAGATAGAGCATCATAACTATCGATATTATATGCTCGATACGCCAGAGATATCTGATGCCGAATACGACAAATTGTTTGATGAGCTTATTGCCCTTGAGCAAAAATACCCCGAACTTGCCGCGCTTGATTCGCCGACTCAGCGAGTTGGCGCGCCGCCGCTGGCGAAATTTAAAACAGTTCGGCATACAGTACCGATGTTGTCGCTAAACAAGGTTACTACAGAGCAGGAGTTCTATGATTTTACCAGTCGGATAAATGAGATTCTAAGCGATAAGAGCGGCCGGATTGAATTTGCCGCTGATTTAAAATTTGATGGCTTAGCGGTTGAGCTTGTTTATGATAATGGCATATTAATTACCGGTTCTACTCGCGGCGATGGCACAACCGGTGAAAACATAACCACTAACCTCAGAACAATCAGTACTATCCCTTTAAGATTGAAAGGTGATGATTTTCCAGATAAGCTTGAAGTTCGGGGAGAAGTTATTATGTTTAAATCCTCGTTTGAGAAGCTGAATAAGAAGCGGCTTGCTAATGGCAAGGATGTGTTTGCCAATCCCCGCAACGCCGCCGCCGGTAGTGTCCGTCAACTCGATTCGAAAATAACCGCTTCTCGGCCATTACATTTTTTCGCTTACGGTATCGGAGAAATGTCGGGAAAGAGCATCACTACTCATTATGAATCGATGCTGCATCTTAAAAATCTCGGCTTTCAAGTGAGCGAATACCTGAAGCTTCTAAATACTCCTGATGATGTAGCCAATTACTTTAAGAGCATTTCCGAACTTCGCACTCGCCTTGATTATGATATAGACGGCATTGTTATCAAAGTAAATAACCTATCTCAACAGCAGGAAATAGGGGAATTATCGCGTTCGCCAAGGTGGGCGATTGCCTGGAAATTCCCGCCGGTTCAGGCGACTACTATTATCGAGAAGATAGAAGCTCAAGTTGGGCGCACGGGTATTTTAACGCCTGTTGCTTACTTGAAACCGGTTAGGGTTGGCGGCACAACAGTCTCCCGCGCCTCGCTTCACAACAAAAATGAACTGGAAAGAAAAAATATCGGCATTGGCGATACTGTTCTTATACAACGCGCCGGTGATGTCATACCGCAAGTAGTCAAAGTCATGCAAAAAGGCAATAGGGTTAATGAGACGGGGGCAAGTCAAATTGATGAAATATTTAAAAAATGTCCTGCCTGCGGTTCATCAACCGAGAAAATTGAAGGGGAGGTTGCCATTCGATGTCCTAATCCCTACTGCTCCGCTCAGTTGGTAGAGAGGATTTCGCATTTTGCCTCAAGGGAAGCAATGGATATCGATGGGCTTGGATATAAAACAGCAGAGATGCTCGTCAAGAATAAATTAGTTGCGGATATTGCCGGGCTTTATAAGATGCCTGACTATAAAGATGAAATATTAAAACTTGAACACACCGGCGAAAAATGGTTTGCCAATCTTGTAGCGGCTTTAGAAAATTCCAAAAGCAGGCCGCTTGAGAATATTATATATGCGCTTGGCATTAGAAATGTCGGTGAACATCTAGCCTCGGTATTAGCAAATACGTTCGGTTCAATTACTAACCTGATAAAGCAAACCAAGGATAAACTTACCGAAATCAATGAAATAGGTCCGATTGTCGCTGATTCAATTATTGCATATTTTAGAGATGAAAGGAATCTGGAGATACTTAAAAAGCTAAAGAAATATGGCGTTGTATTTCCGGAAGAAAAACCGTCTTCAAACGCAGGCAGTTTAAATGGAAAAACATTTGTCCTGACCGGAACGCTTGATAAATTCGCTCGCAGCGAGGCTAAAAAAATGATAGAGAAAATCGGCGGTCGAGTAACATCATCGGTATCGAGCAAGACAGACTATGTTATAGCTGGCGTTGAACCGGGCAGTAAATATGACAAAGCCATTAAGCTTGGCATCGCTGTTTTAAACGAGGCTGAATTTGAAAAGATTTTTGAAAATATTAGTAAATCGTAG
- a CDS encoding rod shape-determining protein — protein MSWFNFMSNDIGIDLGTANTLVYVRGANIVLNEPSVVAIEKETDKILAVGIAAKEMIGRTPDSIVAIRPLKDGVIADFDITERMLSDFIRRVIKHRFLMKPKIIISVPSGITEVEKRAVRDSAENAGAREVFLIQEPMAAAIGVGLPVDQPSGSMIIDIGGGTAEIAVIALNDIVSETSVRVAGDELDESIILYLKKNYSLLIGERTAEDIKIKLGSAYPLDKEESMEIKGRDLVAGVPKTMKITSSQIREAIAEPVDVIVDAVRLALEQTPPELASDILERGIILTGGGALIRGLDKRLRQETNLPVIVADDPLTCVVRGSGKCLENMQQYSKVLLKSRHS, from the coding sequence ATGTCCTGGTTTAATTTTATGTCGAATGATATCGGTATCGACCTTGGTACAGCTAATACATTGGTCTATGTCAGGGGAGCTAATATTGTTTTAAATGAACCCTCAGTAGTTGCAATAGAGAAAGAAACCGATAAAATTCTGGCTGTGGGCATTGCAGCTAAAGAGATGATAGGTCGAACGCCCGACAGTATTGTCGCAATCAGGCCGCTTAAGGATGGTGTTATTGCTGATTTTGATATTACTGAGCGGATGCTGTCTGATTTTATCAGAAGAGTGATAAAGCATCGTTTTCTTATGAAACCCAAGATTATTATATCAGTGCCATCGGGTATAACCGAGGTTGAAAAAAGAGCGGTGCGCGATTCGGCGGAAAATGCCGGCGCCAGAGAGGTTTTTCTGATCCAGGAGCCTATGGCTGCCGCTATTGGAGTTGGCTTGCCAGTCGATCAGCCATCCGGTTCGATGATCATTGATATCGGCGGAGGAACAGCCGAAATAGCCGTAATTGCCTTAAATGATATCGTTTCGGAAACATCGGTCAGGGTTGCCGGAGATGAACTTGATGAATCAATTATCCTTTACCTTAAGAAAAACTATAGTCTGTTGATAGGTGAAAGGACCGCGGAAGATATCAAAATAAAGTTAGGTTCTGCTTATCCGCTCGATAAAGAGGAATCCATGGAAATTAAAGGGCGCGATTTGGTTGCCGGAGTGCCTAAAACCATGAAAATAACCTCCTCCCAGATTAGAGAGGCAATCGCCGAGCCTGTGGATGTTATTGTGGATGCCGTGCGTTTGGCGCTTGAGCAGACCCCTCCGGAATTGGCCTCAGATATTCTCGAACGGGGCATTATCTTGACTGGCGGCGGCGCCTTAATTCGCGGTTTGGATAAGCGCTTGAGGCAGGAAACAAATCTGCCGGTTATTGTTGCCGATGATCCGTTAACCTGTGTTGTCCGAGGTTCCGGCAAGTGCCTTGAAAATATGCAGCAATATTCTAAGGTATTGCTGAAATCCCGCCACAGTTGA